CGAGGACGGTGGGCAGCGCCGCCTCCATCCCGGCGATCGCCACGACGGCGTCGGCGCCGGCGATCCGGTCGCGTTCGGCCAGCAGCCGGTGCAGCCCGGCCACGCCGACGTCGACGACGAGGTCCGGCTCGGCGCCGAAGACCGCCACCGTCGTCGCGCACTCGCGGGCGACGGGCAGGTCCGACGTCCCCGCGCACACGACGGCCACCCGGCCCCGCGGCGGCGGCACGGTCCCGAGCGTCACCGTGCGGCCGGCGTCGTCGATGTCCGCTTCCGGCAAGCGGTCCCGGCACAGCGCGCGGGCTTCTTCGCCGACTCGCGTGGCGAGCACCGCGCGATCGGGATGGGCCTCGTGCAGCCGTTTCAGCGCCGCCGTGATCTGTCCGGGTGTCTTTCCCGCGCCGAACACCACTTCGGGATCCCCCGTCCGGGCGGCCCGGTCGAGGTCCAATCGCGCGAATCCCAGATCGGCGGTCGCCGCCGCCGTAACCCCAGTCGATACCACCTTCGACACGTTAGCCTTATCGCTCATCGTATGTAAACTGCTCCCGGGGGATGCCGCACGAATACGGCAATGGGTTGACTGGGTGGACCCGTCGCGATCGACTTACCGCACGCAAGACGCCTCGAGCGGAGGACAAGTGCTGTTCTTTTGCCGAAATTGGATCACCGTGACCGCGCGACCAGCGGGGACGGCGTAATGACGACCGGAATCGAAGACCGGCTGCTGGGCCGGGTCCGCGAGCTCGGGAGCGTGGCCGTCGCCTTCTCGGGCGGCGTCGACTCGGCCCTCGTGCTGGCCGCGGCCGTGCGGGTGCTGCCGGCCGGGCGCGTGCTGGCGGCGATCGCCGACTCGCCCAGCCTGGCCAGGGCGGAACTCGGTGCCGCGCGGGGGATCGCGGCCGATCTCGGCGTCGAGCTGGCCGAGGTCCCCGGCACCGAGCTGGCCGTTCCCGGCTACCGGGACAACGCCGGCGACCGCTGCTATTTCTGCAAGCAGGCGGTGCTCGGCGCGATCGGCGGGCTGGCCGTGCGGCGCGGGTTCGCGCACGTGGCGACCGGGACGCACGCCGACGACCACCGCGCCCTGCACCGCCCCGGCCTGCGTGCGGCCCGTGAGCTGCGCGTCGTCGAGCCGCTGGCCGA
The window above is part of the Amycolatopsis camponoti genome. Proteins encoded here:
- the larB gene encoding nickel pincer cofactor biosynthesis protein LarB; the protein is MVSTGVTAAATADLGFARLDLDRAARTGDPEVVFGAGKTPGQITAALKRLHEAHPDRAVLATRVGEEARALCRDRLPEADIDDAGRTVTLGTVPPPRGRVAVVCAGTSDLPVARECATTVAVFGAEPDLVVDVGVAGLHRLLAERDRIAGADAVVAIAGMEAALPTVLGGLCGTPLIAVPTSVGYGWHLDGLTAFLTMLNSCAPGVVTVNIDNGFGAGVAAARVARQSVAP
- a CDS encoding ATP-dependent sacrificial sulfur transferase LarE, whose protein sequence is MTTGIEDRLLGRVRELGSVAVAFSGGVDSALVLAAAVRVLPAGRVLAAIADSPSLARAELGAARGIAADLGVELAEVPGTELAVPGYRDNAGDRCYFCKQAVLGAIGGLAVRRGFAHVATGTHADDHRALHRPGLRAARELRVVEPLAEAGLGKRDVRALAAAWSLPVADKPSAPCLASRISVGVPVSLGRLGLVERAEIAVGARLAEAGIRPRDLRVRLLGRGFRVEVDGPSHTAVEARPGLAAAVVGELGGLGLSGPGVVAAYRAPALAPPP